Proteins encoded by one window of Haematobia irritans isolate KBUSLIRL chromosome 2, ASM5000362v1, whole genome shotgun sequence:
- the LOC142225628 gene encoding uncharacterized protein LOC142225628 gives MNSSPLPMEMNLVHNLCQKELQVLQTNFDRFLQQSEQFQKFLIDKLDGGETKNMFVCIAFDKYMSELTTILNMARKFNMHFQLSEFPDTTFGTISETNSRLLHEYFQWTKYGKQFDLPSQTIAGFPESNVYASNNSPERKAIGSSPIIKPSNNHKSTSCDRNNYENKQNNSTSKRYSECVNAIDIPANHMNDVPLKINLYATTMEEYLRTCLPGKNISHFVEGYTFFAVVTHVRDPYTLNFYICEQKDFQIMLDISCKVDKVLAEGSATLKPFCISQHKRSIDRDNQCVWRAVLIPEKFSQDPNTALLVDFGEIIHLNDESKIYTMPPKYNEIPPMAVKCILKGFCDSKGLLVTDHTKCKTVLMSKEFDVAEFKVLGIESSTLEVILLGVEELQTSNKAERHHKKSETNPFLDAYQLEDETKSDASEPIPLSMSFIYENSPNRNLQKPIGKIGDDLQVTVTYIVSPLNFYGVIEDASKDGSTDLPFWTEMDIEPSQKKLSSSLKTNDIVLARYAKDDYWYRAKIIEVVLDKNLYKVFFIDFGNIENVPFSFVASCNPQQKNMPPQATLFRISGIKYLYDKDHFWSNGDEGNLNLKHATSAVVAMLLNQTVNVKVVEISRRFGNDEIVVKFCDSLYDKIPLMLLEMGVVEEA, from the coding sequence ATGAACTCTAGTCCATTGCCAATGGAAATGAACCTTGTGCACAACTTGTGCCAAAAAGAGCTACAAGTTTTGCAAACAAATTTCGATCGATTCTTGCAGCAAAGTGAAcagtttcaaaaatttctcaTTGATAAACTCGACGGCGGAGAGACAAAAAATATGTTCGTATGTATAGCATTTGACAAATATATGTCGGAACTAACTACTATTCTTAATATGGCGCGAAAATTTAATATGCACTTCCAATTAAGTGAATTTCCCGACACCACGTTTGGAACTATATCTGAAACAAATTCCCGGTTGCTCCACGAATATTTCCAATGGACAAAGTATGGGAAACAGTTCGATCTACCATCGCAGACAATTGCAGGGTTTCCAGAGAGCAACGTATACGCCTCGAATAATAGCCCTGAAAGAAAAGCAATTGGGTCTTCTCCAATTATAAAACCATCAAATAACCATAAGAGTACAAGTTGCGATCGTAACAATTACgagaataaacaaaataattcaacTTCAAAGCGATACTCCGAATGCGTTAATGCCATTGACATCCCGGCAAATCATATGAATGATGTCCCGCTGAAAATTAATTTGTATGCTACGACTATGGAGGAGTACTTACGCACCTGTTTGCCGGGGAAAAACATTTCACACTTCGTTGAGGGATATACATTTTTCGCAGTGGTTACTCATGTGAGAGATCCGTATACATTAAATTTCTACATATGCGAGcaaaaagattttcaaattATGCTGGATATCAGTTGCAAAGTAGACAAAGTACTAGCGGAAGGCAGCGCAACTCTAAAGCCATTCTGTATATCGCAACACAAGAGATCTATAGATAGAGATAATCAATGTGTCTGGCGCGCTGTTCTAATTCCCGAAAAGTTCAGCCAAGATCCTAACACTGCATTGCTTGTTGATTTTGGGGAAATAATTCATTTGAATGATGAATCTAAGATTTACACAATGCCTCCCAAGTACAATGAAATACCACCAATGGCGGTCAAATGTATTTTAAAAGGATTTTGTGATTCCAAGGGACTTCTGGTAACGGACCACACAAAGTGTAAAACGGTTTTGATGTCAAAAGAGTTTGATGTTGCCGAATTTAAGGTTTTGGGGATCGAATCCTCTACTTTGGAAGTTATTCTGCTGGGAGTAGAAGAATTGCAAACGTCCAACAAGGCAGAAAGACACCATAAAAAGAGTGAGACCAATCCCTTTCTGGATGCTTACCAATTAGAAGACGAAACCAAATCTGATGCTAGTGAGCCCATACCTTTATCAATGTCATTTATTTATGAAAACTCACCCAATAGAAACCTGCAAAAGCCCATTGGAAAAATTGGAGACGATTTACAAGTAACTGTAACTTATATCGTTAGTCCGTTAAACTTTTATGGTGTCATTGAAGATGCTTCCAAGGATGGGTCAACCGATTTACCCTTTTGGACCGAAATGGATATCGAACCCTCGCAGAAGAAATTGTCTTCGTCTCTTAAAACCAATGATATTGTGTTAGCGCGTTATGCCAAAGATGATTATTGGTATCGAGCTAAAATAATAGAAGTAGTGCTCGATAAAAATCTGTACAAAGTTTTcttcattgattttggaaacatCGAAAATGTACCTTTCTCCTTTGTTGCCTCCTGTAATCCACAACAGAAAAATATGCCTCCTCAGGCCACCTTATTTCGTATATCTGGGATTAAGTACCTTTATGATAAAGatcatttttggtcaaatggggACGAGGGTAATCTCAATTTGAAGCATGCGACTAGTGCTGTAGTTGCTATGTTGCTTAATCAAACTGTCAATGTGAAAGTTGTGGAAATATCGAGAAGATTTGGAAATGACGAGATAGTCGTGAAATTTTGTGATAGCCTTTATGATAAAATTCCTCTTATGTTGTTGGAGATGGGAGTAGTTGAAGAAGCTTAG